A DNA window from Abditibacteriota bacterium contains the following coding sequences:
- a CDS encoding class II fructose-bisphosphate aldolase, with protein MLCTMNDLLRKADAGNYGMGAFNFANAETLLAIYEASQEQGMDAMLIGSAEENLSFGLKKWVELVEFMARDFDISVCLHLDHCTDIEYITDCMKAGVRSVMYDGSFLPYEDNIRNTAEVVRRAADFGSTVEGEIGHIGRCDDLVFEGTDTKYNTLTDPREAREFVDATGVDAIAVSIGNAHGLSKALPVLDFELLEEIVTAIDGRARTVLHGGSGIPADQLRRAVNLGIRKVNVASEIGRAYVSTLSSVSENEWWGHGVTAAKAAVKEVVLRWIAALSQDKR; from the coding sequence ATGCTCTGTACCATGAACGATCTGCTGAGGAAGGCGGATGCCGGCAACTACGGCATGGGCGCCTTCAACTTTGCCAACGCCGAGACCCTGCTGGCCATCTATGAGGCCAGTCAGGAGCAGGGCATGGATGCCATGCTCATAGGCTCCGCCGAAGAAAACCTGAGCTTTGGCCTGAAAAAATGGGTGGAGCTGGTGGAATTCATGGCCCGGGACTTCGACATCAGCGTGTGCCTGCACCTGGACCACTGCACGGACATAGAATATATCACCGACTGCATGAAGGCGGGCGTCAGGTCCGTGATGTACGACGGCTCCTTTTTGCCCTATGAGGACAATATCCGCAACACCGCCGAGGTGGTGCGCCGGGCTGCCGATTTCGGCTCCACGGTGGAAGGGGAGATAGGCCACATAGGCCGGTGCGACGATCTGGTATTTGAGGGCACCGACACCAAATACAATACTCTCACGGACCCCCGGGAGGCCCGGGAATTCGTGGACGCCACCGGAGTGGACGCCATAGCCGTGTCCATAGGCAACGCCCACGGCCTTTCCAAGGCTCTGCCGGTCCTGGACTTTGAGCTGCTGGAGGAGATAGTCACCGCCATAGACGGCCGGGCCAGGACGGTGCTCCACGGCGGCTCCGGCATCCCCGCGGACCAGCTGAGGCGGGCGGTGAATCTGGGCATCCGCAAGGTGAACGTGGCCTCCGAGATAGGCAGGGCCTACGTGTCCACCCTGAGCAGCGTGTCCGAAAACGAGTGGTGGGGCCACGGAGTCACCGCGGCCAAGGCCGCCGTGAAAGAGGTGGTCCTCAGGTGGATAGCGGCTCTGTCTCAGGACAAACGCTGA